The nucleotide sequence agtgtgaCTTAGCACATGTAGTTCAGGTGAAACATGAAACCTTGCTGTTCTGGAGTGGGAGGATAAACCAGATATGATGGCGCTTGATGATTCTTATGGAATATCGTTAAAGGTGAAGATGCAGGAGAACGTTTATAATGTCTCACAGGTTTGTGAACAACAGGAGCTAAAGAAGAAAACAGAACCTAGACTTACAAACCTGACAACATAACTTTCAAGTAgcaaacaatatgaaacacatgatttTTTCATACCTTTAGCTGGGGTATGGCCCATGGGTGGTGATGGTTTGGGAGTGTCATATGATGGTGCAACAACTGGTATTCGACCCCTTTTCCAGTTAATGCTCGGGGGAGGAGATGATACAGGTTTGTGGATGGAAGGAGCTACAGTAGAAAACAATATATAGAATCAAAACTTTGACACACACAAACTTTCAAGtagagaaaaatatgaaatatgcAGTTTTTCTATACCTTCAGCTGGGGTACGACCCACGGGTAGTGATGGCTTGGGAGCTTCATATGGTGGTGCAACAACTGGTAAACGACTCCTTTTCCCGTTGATGCTGGGTGGAGTAGATGATGCAGGAGAGACCTCAGGATCTGCAACCTCATATTAGGGTCAGTCAATTGTCACAATGgttagaaaataatttaaaactgcTAAAAAACAATGATTCAATGAGGGATTAAACTGATTCAATTTGGTATCACAGTGTGAACATTAAAACTATAACTTTAGACTACGATTTTTCTGAAGCAGTACCAGGAAATGTAGATGGAGATTCTCCAGGTGAAACTGGGTGAATGGATGTCGGGTTTTATGGAAAATTGTTTGTTGGTGATGCAACTGGTACTGCTTTTCAGAGAAGAACAAATAGGTCATTTTCACTAATTCATATAATGTAAAGTTTATATGTGATCGTTTAAGGAGAAAAATGGGGGTGGGGTGGAAGGCGCAGCAGGTAATGTAGGCGGTGCTATATGGTGTGATCTGATGGACTACAGGTGGATTTAGTCCCAATACCCTCCGGAGAGATGAATTAGGTGttgtattttgaaaataaataaataagcaaCATACTGCATATAACCAGCATCTGAGAACTAATAATGTAATAACAAAATGCTACATCTACCTGGAGCAATTGGTTCTGGTATGGGAGCCTTATTGTCTGGCGCATGTCTTTGAGGAGCAAATGGTGAAGTTTCTGGTGTACTTGAATGGATGGCCGGTGAAATTTGTGGCAAATTCCTGGGTGGTGTTTCAACGGGCACTGGACAATGTAATACAGAAAACATTTGGTTGGAACCAatttataagaaaaatcatCACAGAAACAGCTCTGGGGCTTTTATTACCTGGAGCAACTGGCACTGAGATAGGACTCTTATTGACTGGTGCCTTTGTTTGAGAAGCAGTTGGTGGCATAGATGGTACATGACCTTCAACAATTGGCGGGGGATGAGCATTAGTTGGCGGCATAGACGGTACATGACCTTCAACGTTTGGTGGTGGAGGAGCAGTATTTGGTGGTGCGGACGGCACATGAACTTCAATACTTAATGGCTGAGGAGCATTATTTGGTGGCATAGGCGGTGCATGGCCTTCAACACTTGGTGGTGGAGCATTATTTGGTGGTGCAGAAGGTGCATGAACTTCAATGCTTAGTGGTGGAGGGGCATTATTTGGTGGCATAGGCGGTACATGGCCTTCAACACTTGCAGGTGGAGGAGAATTAGTTGGTGGCATAGATGGTACATGACCTTCAACACTTGGTGGTGGAGGAGCATTATTTGGTGGTCCAGTAGGTACATGAACTTCAATGCTTAATGGTGGAGGAACATTAATTGGTGGTGTGGGCAGTACATGACCCTCAACACTTGGTGGTGGACGAGAATTAGCTGGTGGCAAAGATGGTACATTACCTTCAACACTTGGTAGCGGAGGAGCAAGATTTGGTTGCGTAGATGGTACATGAACTTCCATACTTGGTGCAGGAGGAGCATCTTTTGGTGGCAAAGACGGTACTTGACTTTCAGCACTTGGTAGTGGAGGAGCATTATTTGGTGGCTCTGACGGTACATGTTCAGTACTTAGTGGTGGAGAAGCAGTTTTTGGTGGCATAGGTGGTACATGGCCTTCAACACTTGGTGGTGGAGGAGAACTAGTTGGTGGCAAAGATGGTACATGACCTTCGACACTTGGTGGCGGAGGAGCGTTATTTGGTGGTGCAGTAGGTACATGAACTTCAATGCTTAGTGGTGGAGGAACATTAATTGGTGGCGTAGGTGGTACACGACCTTCAACACTTGGTGATGGAGGAGAATTAGCTGGTGGCAGAGATGGTACATGACCTTCAACACTTGGTAGTGGAGGAGCATCTTTTGGTGGCACCGACGGTACTTGACTTTCAACACTTGGTGGTGGAGGAGCATTAGTTGCTGGCGCTGACGGTACATGAACTTCAGTACTTGGTGGTGGAGGAGCAGTTTTTGGGGGCATTGGTGGTACATGGCCTTCAACACTTGCTGGTGGAGGAGAATTAGGAGGTGGCATAGATGGTACACGACCTCCAACACTTGGTGGTGGAGGAGCATTATTTGGTGGTGCAGTAGGTACATGAACTTCAATGCTTAGTGGAGGAGGAACGTTAATTGGTAGCTTAGGCGGTACATGACCTTCAACACTTGATGGTGGAGGAGAATTAGTTGGTGGCACAGACGGTACACGACCTTCAACGCTTGGTGGTGGAGGAGCATTATTTGGTAGCGTAGACGGTACATGAACTTCCATCCTTAGTGGTGGAGGAGCACCTTTGGGTGGCAGAGATGGTACCTGATTTTCAACACTTGGTGGTGGAGGAGCATTAGTTGTCGGCGCTGACGGTACATGAACTTCAGTGCTTAGTGGTGGAGGAGCAGTTTTTGGTGGCACAGGCGGTACATGGCCTTCAACATTTGCTGGTGGAGGAGAATTAGGAGGTGGCAAAGATGGTACATGACCTCCAACACTTGGTGGTGGAGGAGCAGTTTTTGGTGGCATGGGCGGTACATGGCCTTCAACACTTGCTGGTGGAGGAGAATTAGGAGGTGGCGTAGATGGTACATGACCTCCAACACTTGGTGGTGGAGGAGCAGTTTTTGGTGGCATAGGTGGTACATGGCCTTCAACACTTGGTGGTGGAGGAGCATTATTTGGTGGTGCAGTAGGTACATGAACTTCAATGCTTAGTGGTGGAGGAACATTAACTGGTGGCGTAGGTGGTACATGACCTTCAACACTTGGTGGTGGAGGAGAATTTGTTGGTGGCACAGATGGTGCATGACCTTCAACActtggtggtggaggaggagcACCTTTTGGTGGCACAGGCGGTACTTGACTTTCAACACTTGGTGGAGGAGCATTATTTGGCGGCGCAGACGGTAGATGAACTTCAGTACTTAGTGGTGGAGGAGCAGTTTTTGGTGGCATAAATGGGACTTGACCTTCAACACTCGGTGGTGGAGAAGCATTATTTGGGGGCAGTGGGGCGGACATAAGAGGTGGCATTGCAGGCGGTGGGTGCCAATTGGACCCTGGCATGTCAAATTAGGAGCTTAACCAGATGATCTTAACTTCAAATCTATAACAGCAGAGTTATGAGACTTACCATTTGGCTGTAATGCGGGGATTGGTACATTGCTTGTGAACGACTTTCTGTCAGTGAGAGGAGGGGATGCTGTTTCAACAGGAGGATTCACGGAGAGAGGTTCAGGTGATGGAGATATATTTAACCCTGAGAGAAGGCATATGCTGGTGCttagaagaagaaaactaaAGCAAGCAATGGAAATCTGATATCTTAAAAGCCCCTTTATATTATACGTTCTTATTACCAAAAGTATTATACTTCATAGTTGCAGTACGATTTAGACTTGGAACAGCGTTTCATCAGATGAAACATATGGTAACGCATTTCCCAGATCAAGATGAAACCGGAACTAGGATTTGCTAAACGACCAAACTTCTCAAGACACTGTCATTTCAAAAACATAGCATTACAATTTCCGGCCATCACCATGCACTAGAAGACCCACTAGCTGTGAGCTCCGGTCATAAATTTACACTCGGGCAGCATTCAGAAGACAATTCAACAACACAAGAACATGCTCAGATCAAAGAAAATGCCGAAATTCGATTCATTTAGTCACTTCCTAGCATACTTCATATATCCATTCGGACCATTCCCACAGAAATGTGATTGCAGAACTTGATCACAAACAACACCGACACGAAAATTTCACACACTCAGATTACTACAATGTTGCTTAATCACTAAATCCTCTGAATCATAACAGAATTAACAACTTAAATCCAACAGTTCGTTCTAAATTCCTAACAATGTTTATGTGAATTGTGAAACATCAAAACTTCAACAGAGATTTGCAAAGATCAAAAAGTTACCTGCAGATCCTCGGAgagcaaaagcaaaagcaaaagcaaaccCAATGACACAGAGATTAACCAGCTGAAGAATGGCTGGCATCATCACCAAATCTCAAAAATCTCCGCACCCAAAAAACTCATCCAGAGTAGGAAGTAACTACTAATTAGAgagcaataaaataataaaagtaacagtaacaatgattaaattaataaattaaccactgtattaaattattaatggaGTTGTACCTTGAAGCAAAATTAAAGGGGGTgattttattggtttaaaaagtTCCCACAAGCAGTGAGAGCAAAGCAATGAGAAGGCAACCCAGAGAAGGGTTTGGTGAAAACAGCTAGGAGAAGCAAAACTCTAGCTTTCTGAGAACAAAAGCTCTGGAATTTGCAGAGCTTTGGGAGGTCCATGAAGGAGAGAAACTTTTCAACAGACATGAGTTGCAAAACCCAACTGGGAAATTTGGAAATTAAccagaaaatgaattttt is from Pyrus communis chromosome 10, drPyrComm1.1, whole genome shotgun sequence and encodes:
- the LOC137748666 gene encoding uncharacterized protein, producing the protein MMPAILQLVNLCVIGFAFAFAFALRGSAGLNISPSPEPLSVNPPVETASPPLTDRKSFTSNVPIPALQPNGSNWHPPPAMPPLMSAPLPPNNASPPPSVEGQVPFMPPKTAPPPLSTEVHLPSAPPNNAPPPSVESQVPPVPPKGAPPPPPSVEGHAPSVPPTNSPPPPSVEGHVPPTPPVNVPPPLSIEVHVPTAPPNNAPPPPSVEGHVPPMPPKTAPPPPSVGGHVPSTPPPNSPPPASVEGHVPPMPPKTAPPPPSVGGHVPSLPPPNSPPPANVEGHVPPVPPKTAPPPLSTEVHVPSAPTTNAPPPPSVENQVPSLPPKGAPPPLRMEVHVPSTLPNNAPPPPSVEGRVPSVPPTNSPPPSSVEGHVPPKLPINVPPPLSIEVHVPTAPPNNAPPPPSVGGRVPSMPPPNSPPPASVEGHVPPMPPKTAPPPPSTEVHVPSAPATNAPPPPSVESQVPSVPPKDAPPLPSVEGHVPSLPPANSPPSPSVEGRVPPTPPINVPPPLSIEVHVPTAPPNNAPPPPSVEGHVPSLPPTSSPPPPSVEGHVPPMPPKTASPPLSTEHVPSEPPNNAPPLPSAESQVPSLPPKDAPPAPSMEVHVPSTQPNLAPPLPSVEGNVPSLPPANSRPPPSVEGHVLPTPPINVPPPLSIEVHVPTGPPNNAPPPPSVEGHVPSMPPTNSPPPASVEGHVPPMPPNNAPPPLSIEVHAPSAPPNNAPPPSVEGHAPPMPPNNAPQPLSIEVHVPSAPPNTAPPPPNVEGHVPSMPPTNAHPPPIVEGHVPSMPPTASQTKAPVNKSPISVPVAPVPVETPPRNLPQISPAIHSSTPETSPFAPQRHAPDNKAPIPEPIAPDPEVSPASSTPPSINGKRSRLPVVAPPYEAPKPSLPVGRTPAEAPSIHKPVSSPPPSINWKRGRIPVVAPSYDTPKPSPPMGHTPAKAPVVHKPVRHYKRSPASSPLTIFHKNHQAPSYLVYPPTPEQQGPVMPPVSFQTGRQRHYAPPPLNPASSVPPSHLPDAPSVSHVSPAPSPSLKGPTHETNLRPKISPSGAPAKSPKGAPPLPLVQVFPPPPPNQDCSSTICTDPYTNTPPGSPCGCVLPLQVGLRLSVALYTFFPLVSELAQEIAVGVLMQQSQVRIIGANAATQQPDKTVALIDLVPLGQQFDNTTAVLTSQRFWHKRVVINASYFGDYEVLYVRYPGLPPSPPSLDIDAMNAGPYPGNDNNGRTTKPLGVDVHKRKNKNGLSGGVIAIIALSTFVAVALCSAAAWVFLFKPRDRASQPAATPRAMLPSSGKPSGTAGSMMESRHSSLSLSFESSSAPYTGSANTFSASDIERATNNYDDSRVLGEGGFGRVYSGVLEDGTKIAVKVLKRDDHHGGREFLAEVEMLSRLHHRNLVKLIGICTEAHSRSLVYELVPNGSVESHLHGIDKDSAPLNWLQRMKIALGAARGLAYLHEDSSPRVIHRDFKASNILLEDDFTPKVSDFGLARTAMDEENGHISTRVMGTFGYVAPEYAMTGHLLVKSDVYSYGVVLLELLTGRKPVDMSQPPGEENLVAWARPLLTSKEGLEAIIDPNLGSEVPFESIAKVAAIASMCVQPEVSHRPFMGEVVQALKLVCNEFDEVKELGSRNSSRHDLSIDVADDTNTTSGQLLDTFQNQSSMLTYNSDLETEREASLSKICSTSMSTGRQDTESFRRHSSSGPLGTGRSKQFWERLRRSSGGSVREHGFKLWQGFPH